The following are encoded together in the Pedobacter sp. D749 genome:
- a CDS encoding AraC family transcriptional regulator, with amino-acid sequence MNLHIKNMVCNRCKMVVKAELEKLGFKPLLVELGEVTLAENITAEDKIKIAEQLTHFDFELLEDKKNQVAEQIKTAIINLVHYTKESLKINLSAYLSEQLNQEYTSLSSIFSEIENQTIEKYFIAQKIEKAKEMLTYGELTLSEIAYQLNYSSVAHLSAQFKKVTEITPSVYKSASKDSRKTLDKV; translated from the coding sequence ATGAACCTGCATATCAAAAATATGGTATGCAACCGTTGCAAAATGGTGGTTAAGGCCGAGCTGGAAAAGCTTGGCTTTAAACCGCTATTGGTTGAGCTTGGCGAAGTTACCCTTGCCGAAAATATTACAGCAGAGGATAAAATCAAAATTGCGGAGCAACTGACCCATTTTGACTTCGAACTCTTGGAGGATAAAAAAAACCAAGTTGCAGAACAGATTAAAACAGCCATTATTAACCTGGTACATTATACCAAAGAATCGTTAAAGATCAATCTTTCTGCCTACCTCAGCGAGCAGTTAAATCAGGAATACACGAGCTTAAGCAGCATTTTTTCTGAGATCGAAAACCAGACGATTGAGAAATATTTTATTGCTCAAAAAATAGAAAAAGCAAAAGAAATGCTCACTTATGGCGAACTTACCCTGAGTGAAATTGCCTACCAACTAAATTACAGCAGTGTAGCTCACCTATCGGCACAATTCAAAAAAGTAACCGAAATTACGCCTTCAGTTTATAAATCAGCATCAAAAGATAGCAGGAAAACGCTGGATAAGGTCTGA
- a CDS encoding DUF3347 domain-containing protein yields the protein MKKILGLVAIMTIATTAFTYAQSKTDVALNQVLTAYYDVKNALATDKKDLAIEKVKVLSAKVNAVNHKDLPADQHKIFMEQAAIIKNKAALLAGSNDIKTQRKAFEGISYAMIKTLKGLKFNSQTVYIQYCPMAKASWLNEKENIENPYYGSMMFDCGDVSETIKSN from the coding sequence ATGAAAAAAATATTAGGATTAGTTGCCATCATGACGATCGCAACAACAGCTTTTACTTATGCACAAAGTAAAACAGATGTAGCCTTAAATCAGGTATTAACGGCATATTACGATGTAAAAAATGCATTAGCAACCGATAAAAAAGACTTAGCCATTGAAAAAGTGAAAGTTTTATCGGCAAAGGTAAATGCCGTTAATCATAAAGATTTACCAGCCGATCAACATAAAATATTTATGGAACAAGCGGCCATTATTAAAAATAAAGCCGCGCTACTTGCAGGTTCAAACGACATCAAAACACAGAGAAAAGCTTTTGAAGGGATTTCTTACGCAATGATCAAAACGTTGAAAGGCCTGAAATTTAACAGTCAAACCGTTTATATTCAATACTGCCCAATGGCGAAGGCGAGCTGGTTAAATGAAAAAGAAAACATCGAAAATCCATATTATGGAAGCATGATGTTTGATTGTGGCGACGTTTCTGAAACCATAAAATCGAACTAA